In Flavobacterium cerinum, one genomic interval encodes:
- the tpiA gene encoding triose-phosphate isomerase, whose product MRHSIVAGNWKMHKNAYETEDLLNELIEKLPSDKEVEIIVAPTFVNLSSAVQHLEFTNIGVAAQNMHQAESGAFTGEISADMLKNIGVDIVILGHSERRSYFHETDALLANKVDTALKHEMRVIFCFGEELKDRQDKQHFNVVENQLKDGLFHLDAKAWENIVLAYEPVWAIGTGETATPDQAQEMHRFIRQIVEDKYGLEVAENVSILYGGSVKPDNAQEIFSKPDVDGGLIGGAALKAADFAAIVNAVS is encoded by the coding sequence ATGAGACACAGTATTGTTGCAGGAAACTGGAAAATGCATAAAAATGCATATGAAACCGAAGATTTATTAAACGAACTGATCGAGAAATTACCATCTGATAAAGAAGTGGAAATTATTGTAGCACCTACGTTTGTAAATCTGTCTTCTGCGGTACAACATTTGGAATTTACCAATATCGGTGTAGCGGCACAAAACATGCATCAGGCTGAAAGCGGTGCTTTTACGGGTGAAATCTCTGCCGATATGCTAAAAAACATCGGAGTAGATATCGTGATTCTGGGACATTCGGAAAGACGTTCCTATTTTCACGAAACCGACGCGTTGTTAGCAAATAAAGTAGATACCGCTTTAAAGCACGAAATGCGTGTTATCTTCTGTTTTGGAGAAGAACTAAAAGACCGTCAGGACAAACAGCATTTTAACGTTGTGGAAAACCAACTAAAAGACGGATTATTTCACCTGGATGCCAAAGCCTGGGAAAATATCGTATTAGCTTACGAACCGGTTTGGGCAATCGGAACCGGCGAAACCGCCACTCCGGATCAGGCGCAGGAAATGCACCGTTTTATTCGTCAGATTGTAGAAGACAAATACGGTCTTGAAGTTGCTGAAAATGTTTCCATTTTATATGGCGGAAGTGTAAAACCGGATAATGCTCAGGAAATTTTTTCCAAACCGGATGTCGACGGTGGTTTAATTGGCGGTGCAGCTCTAAAAGCAGCTGATTTTGCTGCAATTGTAAACGCTGTTTCGTAA
- a CDS encoding MotA/TolQ/ExbB proton channel family protein, with translation MIFNFLLQANPVPAEPVVNEPVVANTAIESVNFFQLIMKGGVMVIPIFILFFLTLYIIIERYLYIKKQTKLDNSLINELKYQLNSGNIQSAAMICDKANTAYGAVLRNGVNTIGRPINEIDLALEKSANIEMGLMEKKLGYLGIVAGIAPILGFIGTISGVIKIFYTISITENISIGNISGGLYEKMISSGLGLIVGVIAYAAYHFFNMMIDHFSLNIQRQGLEFINVIQQPNNK, from the coding sequence ATGATTTTTAATTTTTTGTTGCAAGCTAACCCGGTTCCGGCAGAACCAGTTGTAAATGAACCAGTAGTGGCGAATACAGCGATAGAATCCGTTAATTTCTTCCAGTTGATCATGAAAGGTGGGGTAATGGTAATCCCGATTTTCATTTTATTCTTCCTGACATTATACATCATTATCGAACGTTATTTGTATATCAAAAAACAAACTAAATTGGATAATTCGCTGATCAATGAATTAAAATACCAGTTAAATTCCGGTAATATACAGTCGGCTGCGATGATTTGTGATAAAGCAAATACAGCTTACGGAGCGGTATTGCGCAACGGTGTGAATACAATCGGAAGACCTATCAATGAAATTGATTTGGCTTTGGAGAAAAGTGCCAATATTGAAATGGGGTTAATGGAGAAGAAACTAGGTTATTTAGGAATCGTAGCAGGTATTGCACCGATTTTAGGATTTATCGGGACAATTTCCGGGGTAATTAAAATTTTCTATACGATTTCGATAACGGAAAATATCAGTATCGGTAACATTTCCGGCGGTTTGTACGAAAAAATGATCAGTAGTGGTTTAGGACTAATTGTAGGGGTTATTGCCTATGCAGCGTACCACTTTTTCAATATGATGATCGACCATTTTTCACTGAATATTCAGCGTCAGGGATTGGAATTTATCAATGTAATTCAACAGCCTAATAACAAATAA
- a CDS encoding TlpA family protein disulfide reductase — protein MKNIVAMALMLFLSIACTNAQTPKEFAKESLDYKMVSLEGQEITFKDVLKKYKGKTVVIDVWASWCPDCIKGMPKVVNLQQQFTDVVYLFISADKTPEAWKKGIEKYNVKGEHYLLTDGMKGAFGKSIKLDWIPRYMVVDKKGKIALFKAIEADDENLITTLKTLK, from the coding sequence ATGAAAAACATAGTAGCCATGGCATTGATGCTGTTCTTGTCGATCGCCTGTACAAATGCTCAAACGCCGAAAGAATTCGCAAAAGAAAGTCTGGATTATAAAATGGTAAGCCTGGAAGGTCAGGAAATCACCTTTAAAGACGTGCTGAAAAAATACAAAGGAAAAACCGTTGTAATTGATGTTTGGGCATCATGGTGTCCGGATTGTATCAAAGGAATGCCGAAAGTAGTTAACCTGCAACAACAGTTTACCGATGTGGTATATCTATTTATTTCGGCCGACAAAACACCGGAAGCCTGGAAAAAAGGGATCGAAAAATACAATGTAAAAGGAGAACATTACCTACTTACCGACGGTATGAAAGGAGCGTTCGGAAAATCAATAAAACTGGATTGGATTCCGCGCTACATGGTTGTAGATAAAAAGGGAAAAATTGCCTTGTTCAAAGCCATTGAAGCCGACGATGAAAATCTGATTACGACTTTAAAAACTTTAAAATAA
- a CDS encoding ExbD/TolR family protein, which yields MRIKRNRRFHAEVASSALSDIMFFLLLFFLIISTLANPNVINLMLPKAEAKETTNKQYISLSVTEDKHYFVDKNEVPFDELEAKLLEKLGTQKEQTIVVRIPYNLQVQDLVDLLQIGVRNKLKFVIATAKS from the coding sequence ATGAGAATTAAAAGAAATAGACGTTTTCACGCCGAAGTAGCATCCTCTGCTTTGAGTGACATCATGTTCTTTTTATTGCTGTTTTTCCTGATTATATCAACATTGGCAAATCCGAATGTAATCAATTTGATGTTACCTAAGGCAGAAGCAAAGGAAACAACAAACAAACAATACATCAGTCTTTCCGTTACAGAAGATAAACACTATTTCGTTGATAAAAATGAAGTGCCTTTTGACGAATTGGAAGCGAAATTGCTGGAAAAATTAGGAACGCAAAAAGAACAAACGATAGTAGTGCGAATTCCGTATAACCTACAAGTGCAGGATTTAGTTGATCTGTTACAAATTGGTGTTCGGAATAAATTGAAATTTGTAATCGCAACAGCGAAAAGTTAA